In Chrysoperla carnea chromosome 2, inChrCarn1.1, whole genome shotgun sequence, the following proteins share a genomic window:
- the LOC123291689 gene encoding putative uncharacterized protein DDB_G0282133 isoform X2, whose amino-acid sequence MATVENNNKSGAIKIAGYLEKKRRKRVVSKWKKYWFVLEGRLLLYYKSHFEVTNLCPCRGSINMGVAISVRPLNSQTHSITGIYMFEIVTHTNKRVLLRTKEKQIQEQWLQALLDALGGQPKLASSRVHHFRYSLDSLTLSPQKSSQSGLQFRRQYTLPQNIKNIELHRTKTFLGHLKSLTGRHTRSLDAILKKSKETEFMSTIRDDTSESSSSINEKDLDENEPQITKYRSLESISLNKGQEILKNKTDKNENCIIENDTYECVTAVSSSTLSTNNNTDEENWPSENVKIEINELYDENRNERKVESVMIENSLYEFDNAKSSQDSNSKTNSNDTYNAEEIYAECDNDNDMKADSNKSSELDIETNIEKKTDENNEECYSTTYDYLNNMEEDVYADIDEKTLTPGLPPPRCNKQIDDNWPSEKKKKMFQLKFKFTKKDPTNKINKSLTPKTKQKAIRKESFMNKLFKHNKKKADSEDSIAKDDNGYMEINPINDNDDNDKVSQKTITPVTQKKVCGAQVMLTQSTMQELNEKLNLERKKVLSRCYSDENDGIYEAIDTGQTNNKTEEIPGLPPRKGSRQRSRSPWHDVPTNNTPYSKQRSHHETIVSPNDYNNLEHNESSSKASSSNFEHLYSEVNKSTKKKEELEENKIDSSELSVKQLIHRFDESKVCVDDSKDQLKSTSADDDVILRKDNCLVNLSDDYEGRNSEELNVLLNELSKITIAPLVQPRVINSLIQVKPTQDSKDNKQNHHSSCTPLSDEEWLALGPIRRRRYSEPDYDVPRSHRSLDFVPPLPPKTNSTISELNTTTPKFFNQPLNSTPIICDSIEPPSIAAWSRSITPDSLEPNDTHHHSIRKHEELDRSMGIETIAKNSPLVSIKENAFGFLEHDKKNNDVIHEKFFDSLENTTSF is encoded by the exons CGTGTGGTCTccaaatggaaaaaatattggtTCGTATTAGAAGGACGATTATTACTCTATTATAAATCACATTTTGAAGTAACTAATTTATGCCCATGCCGTGGATCAATTAATATGGGTGTAGCCATCAGTGTACGACCATTGAATTCACAAACACACAGTATTACCGGTATTTACATGTTTGAAATTGTAACGCATACAAACAAACGAGTATTACTT agaactaaagaaaaacaaattcaagAACAATGGTTACAAGCTTTATTGGATGCGTTAGGTGGTCAACCGAAATTAGCATCAAGTCGTGTTCATCATTTTCGATATTCTTTGGATAGTTTAACATTATCACCACAAAAATCATCACAAAGTGGTTTACAATTTCGAAGACAATATACACTgccacaaaatattaaaaatattgaattgcaTCGTACAAAAACATTCTTGGGTCATTTAAAATCGTTAACTGGACGTCATACACGGAGTTTGGAtgcaattttaaagaaatcgaAAGAAACTGAATTTATGTCAACAATTCGAGATGATACATCTGAATCATCAAGTTCTATTAATGAAAAAG atttggatgaaaatgaaccacaaataacaaaatatcgTAGTTTAGaatcaatttcattaaataaaggtcaagaaattttaaaaaataaaaccgataagaatgaaaattgtattattgaaAACGATACATATGAATGTGTAACAGCAGTTAGTAGTAGTACAttatcaacaaataataatacagacGAAGAAAATTGGCCaagtgaaaatgtaaaaatagaaattaatgaattatatgATGAAAATAGAAATGAACGAAAAGTCGAGAGTGTAATGATTGAAAACTCTCTCTACGAATTCGATAACGCTAAAAGCTCGCaagattcaaattcaaaaactaattcAAACGATACCTATAACGCGGAAGAAATTTATGCCGAATGCGATAATGATAACGATATGAAAGCAGATTCAAACAAATCATCAGAATTAGATATTGAAacaaatattgagaaaaaaactGATGAAAATAATGAAGAATGTTATTCAACAACATATGATTATCTTAATAATATGGAGGAAGATGTTTATGCTGATATTGATGAGAAAACGTTAACACCTGGATTACCACCGCCACGATGTAACAAACAAATTGATGATAACTGGCCaagtgaaaaaaagaaaaaaatgtttcaattgaaatttaaatttactaaaaaagatcccacaaacaaaataaacaaatcattaaCGCCTAAAACTAAGCAG aaaGCAATAAGGAAAGAaagttttatgaataaattgttcaaacataataaaaagaaGGCAGATAGTGAAGATTCCATTGCTAAGGACGATAATGGTTACATggaaataaatccaataaacgataatgatgataatgataaagtttcacagaaaacaATAACTCCTGTTactcaaaaaaaagtttgtggCGCACAAGTAATGTTAACACAGTCTACAATGCAAGaactaaatgaaaaattgaaccTAGAACGAAAAAAAGTTCTTAGCCGTTGTTATTCTGACGAA AATGATGGAATTTATGAAGCAATTGATACAggacaaacaaacaataaaacag AAGAAATACCAGGCTTACCACCACGTAAAGGGTCAAGGCAACGATCACGATCTCCATGGCATGACGTTCCAACGAATAACACACCATATTCCAAACAACGTAGTCATCACGAAACAATAGTTAGCccaaatgattataataatttagaacATAACGAATCGTCATCGAAAGCAAGCTCAAGTAATTTCGAACACTTGTACAGTGAAGTAAATAAATCTACTAAGAAAAAAGAAGaacttgaagaaaataaaatcgattcatcaGAACTGTCCGTAAAGCAATTGATTCATAGATTTGATGAATCGAAAGTTTGCGTTGATGATTCAAAAGATCAATTAAAGTCGACTAGTGCAGATGATGATGTTATCCTACGAAAAGATAATTGTTTAGTGAATTTGAGTGATGATTATGAAGGCCGAAATTCAGAGGAATTAAAcgtattattaaatgaattatcgAAGATAACAATTGCTCCATTGGTACAACCACGTgtaataaatagtttaattcAAGTTAAACCTACTCAAGACAGTAAggataataaacaaaatcaccATAGCAGTTGTACACCATTATCTGACGAAGAG tggtTGGCTTTGGGTCCAATACGAAGAAGACGATATTCTGAACCTGACTATGATGTTCCAAGATCCCATCGTTCTTTAGATTTTGTACCACCGTTACCACCAAAAACCAATAGCACCATTTCTGAATTGAATACTACCAcacctaaattttttaatcaaccaCTTAATTCCACGCCAATAATatg tgatAGTATAGAACCACCTAGTATTGCTGCATGGTCTCGAAGTATAACACCAGATTCTTTAGAACCGAACGATACACATCACCATAGTATTCGAAAACATGAAGAGCTTGATCGAAGTATGGGAATTGAAACAATAGCAAAAAATTCACCGTTAGTTTCTATCAAAGAAAATGCATTTGGATTTTTAGAACATGATAAAAAGAATAATGATGTTATTCATGAAAAGTTTTTCGATTCACTGGAAAATACAACATCTTTTTAA
- the LOC123291689 gene encoding putative leucine-rich repeat-containing protein DDB_G0290503 isoform X1: MATVENNNKSGAIKIAGYLEKKRRKRVVSKWKKYWFVLEGRLLLYYKSHFEVTNLCPCRGSINMGVAISVRPLNSQTHSITGIYMFEIVTHTNKRVLLRTKEKQIQEQWLQALLDALGGQPKLASSRVHHFRYSLDSLTLSPQKSSQSGLQFRRQYTLPQNIKNIELHRTKTFLGHLKSLTGRHTRSLDAILKKSKETEFMSTIRDDTSESSSSINEKDLDENEPQITKYRSLESISLNKGQEILKNKTDKNENCIIENDTYECVTAVSSSTLSTNNNTDEENWPSENVKIEINELYDENRNERKVESVMIENSLYEFDNAKSSQDSNSKTNSNDTYNAEEIYAECDNDNDMKADSNKSSELDIETNIEKKTDENNEECYSTTYDYLNNMEEDVYADIDEKTLTPGLPPPRCNKQIDDNWPSEKKKKMFQLKFKFTKKDPTNKINKSLTPKTKQKAIRKESFMNKLFKHNKKKADSEDSIAKDDNGYMEINPINDNDDNDKVSQKTITPVTQKKVCGAQVMLTQSTMQELNEKLNLERKKVLSRCYSDENDGIYEAIDTGQTNNKTGINQLSGFDDFNTSEMNRTILVLEEIPGLPPRKGSRQRSRSPWHDVPTNNTPYSKQRSHHETIVSPNDYNNLEHNESSSKASSSNFEHLYSEVNKSTKKKEELEENKIDSSELSVKQLIHRFDESKVCVDDSKDQLKSTSADDDVILRKDNCLVNLSDDYEGRNSEELNVLLNELSKITIAPLVQPRVINSLIQVKPTQDSKDNKQNHHSSCTPLSDEEWLALGPIRRRRYSEPDYDVPRSHRSLDFVPPLPPKTNSTISELNTTTPKFFNQPLNSTPIICDSIEPPSIAAWSRSITPDSLEPNDTHHHSIRKHEELDRSMGIETIAKNSPLVSIKENAFGFLEHDKKNNDVIHEKFFDSLENTTSF; this comes from the exons CGTGTGGTCTccaaatggaaaaaatattggtTCGTATTAGAAGGACGATTATTACTCTATTATAAATCACATTTTGAAGTAACTAATTTATGCCCATGCCGTGGATCAATTAATATGGGTGTAGCCATCAGTGTACGACCATTGAATTCACAAACACACAGTATTACCGGTATTTACATGTTTGAAATTGTAACGCATACAAACAAACGAGTATTACTT agaactaaagaaaaacaaattcaagAACAATGGTTACAAGCTTTATTGGATGCGTTAGGTGGTCAACCGAAATTAGCATCAAGTCGTGTTCATCATTTTCGATATTCTTTGGATAGTTTAACATTATCACCACAAAAATCATCACAAAGTGGTTTACAATTTCGAAGACAATATACACTgccacaaaatattaaaaatattgaattgcaTCGTACAAAAACATTCTTGGGTCATTTAAAATCGTTAACTGGACGTCATACACGGAGTTTGGAtgcaattttaaagaaatcgaAAGAAACTGAATTTATGTCAACAATTCGAGATGATACATCTGAATCATCAAGTTCTATTAATGAAAAAG atttggatgaaaatgaaccacaaataacaaaatatcgTAGTTTAGaatcaatttcattaaataaaggtcaagaaattttaaaaaataaaaccgataagaatgaaaattgtattattgaaAACGATACATATGAATGTGTAACAGCAGTTAGTAGTAGTACAttatcaacaaataataatacagacGAAGAAAATTGGCCaagtgaaaatgtaaaaatagaaattaatgaattatatgATGAAAATAGAAATGAACGAAAAGTCGAGAGTGTAATGATTGAAAACTCTCTCTACGAATTCGATAACGCTAAAAGCTCGCaagattcaaattcaaaaactaattcAAACGATACCTATAACGCGGAAGAAATTTATGCCGAATGCGATAATGATAACGATATGAAAGCAGATTCAAACAAATCATCAGAATTAGATATTGAAacaaatattgagaaaaaaactGATGAAAATAATGAAGAATGTTATTCAACAACATATGATTATCTTAATAATATGGAGGAAGATGTTTATGCTGATATTGATGAGAAAACGTTAACACCTGGATTACCACCGCCACGATGTAACAAACAAATTGATGATAACTGGCCaagtgaaaaaaagaaaaaaatgtttcaattgaaatttaaatttactaaaaaagatcccacaaacaaaataaacaaatcattaaCGCCTAAAACTAAGCAG aaaGCAATAAGGAAAGAaagttttatgaataaattgttcaaacataataaaaagaaGGCAGATAGTGAAGATTCCATTGCTAAGGACGATAATGGTTACATggaaataaatccaataaacgataatgatgataatgataaagtttcacagaaaacaATAACTCCTGTTactcaaaaaaaagtttgtggCGCACAAGTAATGTTAACACAGTCTACAATGCAAGaactaaatgaaaaattgaaccTAGAACGAAAAAAAGTTCTTAGCCGTTGTTATTCTGACGAA AATGATGGAATTTATGAAGCAATTGATACAggacaaacaaacaataaaacagGTATAAATCAGCTGTCTGGATTTGATGACTTTAACACTTCTGAAATGAATCGTACCATCCTTGTTTTAGAAGAAATACCAGGCTTACCACCACGTAAAGGGTCAAGGCAACGATCACGATCTCCATGGCATGACGTTCCAACGAATAACACACCATATTCCAAACAACGTAGTCATCACGAAACAATAGTTAGCccaaatgattataataatttagaacATAACGAATCGTCATCGAAAGCAAGCTCAAGTAATTTCGAACACTTGTACAGTGAAGTAAATAAATCTACTAAGAAAAAAGAAGaacttgaagaaaataaaatcgattcatcaGAACTGTCCGTAAAGCAATTGATTCATAGATTTGATGAATCGAAAGTTTGCGTTGATGATTCAAAAGATCAATTAAAGTCGACTAGTGCAGATGATGATGTTATCCTACGAAAAGATAATTGTTTAGTGAATTTGAGTGATGATTATGAAGGCCGAAATTCAGAGGAATTAAAcgtattattaaatgaattatcgAAGATAACAATTGCTCCATTGGTACAACCACGTgtaataaatagtttaattcAAGTTAAACCTACTCAAGACAGTAAggataataaacaaaatcaccATAGCAGTTGTACACCATTATCTGACGAAGAG tggtTGGCTTTGGGTCCAATACGAAGAAGACGATATTCTGAACCTGACTATGATGTTCCAAGATCCCATCGTTCTTTAGATTTTGTACCACCGTTACCACCAAAAACCAATAGCACCATTTCTGAATTGAATACTACCAcacctaaattttttaatcaaccaCTTAATTCCACGCCAATAATatg tgatAGTATAGAACCACCTAGTATTGCTGCATGGTCTCGAAGTATAACACCAGATTCTTTAGAACCGAACGATACACATCACCATAGTATTCGAAAACATGAAGAGCTTGATCGAAGTATGGGAATTGAAACAATAGCAAAAAATTCACCGTTAGTTTCTATCAAAGAAAATGCATTTGGATTTTTAGAACATGATAAAAAGAATAATGATGTTATTCATGAAAAGTTTTTCGATTCACTGGAAAATACAACATCTTTTTAA